gtatgtacgtttTTGCCTTGCTATGGACACTAAGCTACCTACTGTACACTCAGACtgttataaaaattatttccTTTACTTGTTAAAGCAGCTAGTAGGACCAAGTGTACATTATTTCTTGCGTTTGTTGTAATATTGAAGCTATGTATAATTAGAGCTGTTACGTGTACAATGCAGGTGCACCTCAGAGCTACCACTGCACCTTCCCGGCCATGATCGATGACTGGAGAGAGAAGTGGCACTCTTCAACTGACGGGGCTACTGACAATAATATGGGTTTTGGATTTGTTCAGGTTAGAGAGAATGGAGCAAAATGTTCAGCTTCTAAATGCGAATTTAATTGCAGCGTACATTTGACCCTTGGTATATCATTAcagtctataataattatattttagtTGGCAGCCAATGGCAATAACAACGTGTCTGATACTGGTTTCCCTGACATTCGCTGGGCCCAAACTGCGGACGTTGGATACGTTCCTAATGACAGGTTGCAGAACGTGTTCATGGCCGTGGCTATGGACCTCGGTGACCCCACCTCACCCTTTGGTAGTGTGCATCCTCGAGACAAACAAGACGTCGGGGACAGGTTGTCACGGGCAGCTATGGCTGTGGTGTACGGAGATAAGACTGTCGACTATCTTGGGCCTATTGCCAGCTCAGCAGCAATTGTGTAAGTACATTGAAGAGCTCTCATTTTGTATAGGAAACTTTGTTGCATAATCGGCTTTTACTttgtgtacacaaactgtttatTTGGGAGCTGGGTACCGACCTTTATACGCAATTTGCCTTCTTTGGGAGCAGCCTTTACCTTGTGTTCCAAGTCCTCTGTTACCATCGTACGTTCTCAAATATAATACATAATTCAAGATTGTGTTTTATTTTGCAGGAGCACTGCTGTGGATGGTTTGATCAAAGTGGCGGTAACCTACACTAGTGAAAATCCACTGGAGCTGAAATATCCGTACGGATTTGAAGTTGGCTGTGTTGATGCCTCTAATAACAAAAGTATGTGGATCGGTGGAACAGCGAAGTCTGTCAAAGGGAGTCAAACAGCGTTTGTTGAATTTCCTGCTTGTCCAGTTCAGTACACTGCCAAGATGATTCGCTACTGCTGGCGTACAGATCCATGTACTTTCAAAATGTGTCCAGTATATGCCAAAGACTTACCTTCTCCACCGTTTATTCTAAAGCTTCCATGACTGATGTCACTGTATAGCCATAGTGGAGATAATTAGAACTAGTCTATGTAGGATTGTAGATTAAGTCTCAGTAGTGCATGCTTTTATCCCAATGTTTTTTGACATAGAAAATGTGTTTTATGTGTATTTCCCTATGTGTTGCGAGCTTGATAAGACTCAAGGATCAAATTTCATTGTGGTAAACGTAaacaaccaatcagattgcttgCATTACTGACCAATAAGATTTGACCAGTTTGGCGGGCAATTTGAGCCTACAAAAAGCCTGTTATTACTAGACACTTCATTCATTTCAACTCTTCTTCTCAAGTCTTCAAGCAACTCAGCTCTCATCGTACAATGGCTCGTACCAAGCAAACTGCAAGGAAATCCACTGGAGGAAAGGCTCCAAGGAAGCAATTGGCTACCAAAGCTGCTCGCAAGAGTGCCCCAGCTACTGGTGGAGTGAAGAAGCCTCATCGTTACAGGCCTGGAACTGTCGCTCTCCGTGAGATTAGACGTTACCAGAAGTCTACCGAGCTCCTCATCAGGAAGCTACCCTTCCAGAGGCTTGTCCGTGAGATTGCCCAAGATTTCAAGACTGACCTGAGATTCCAAAGCTCTGCTGTGGCTGCTCTCCAGGAAGCATCTGAGGCTTACTTGGTTGGACTGTTTGAGGACACTAACCTGTGTGCCATCCATGCCAAGCGTGTCACCATCATGCCCAAGGACATCCAGCTGGCTAGGAGAATCCGTGGTGAGAGGGCCTAAGAACTGTGACCCTCCTGCACTGTCTCAACAAACTGGCTTTTCTAAAAGCCACCACATTATCAAAAAGAATCACTTTAATAATATTTATAAGGATGCATCAGCTTCACTTGTTTGAATATACTTTTTTATTACACTATTAAAAGCGATTAGTATTCTGTTTAATATTGTCTTCCTAGATTCTCAATGTTGTACTCTGGTACCGTCATCCAAGTTATTGTCTTCCTAGATTCTCATCTGTACTGTTGCACTCAATTTATACTAGTGTCTATTGTCTTCCTTCTTCTTCCTTGGCATGGCATAGCAATGAATTTATATTTTGTGGGGTGGGAGTAGTGCATGGCTGGTAATGGTCGTGAAATAAACGGctgaaaaaattaataattaattagagCAAAGGCTAAAGATGATGATTATTATAAAGCGAGGCATTGAAACACATCAGGATCTCAAGTTACTAGATACTAAGCATCCTCTACTTATAATAAAAGGTTGCAAGTCTCGTCCTGCAGATCAGTTATGCTAAACCTAGCTCAGTTTTAGATCATTGGTAGAAGTGTCTACTCAAGTCGATTACAAGCAAAATCTGCCTATTGAAAGTACAGCGAAATTGggggtgtgtacgtgtatgacTGACTGTACATCCATTGTACCTGCAACTCGCAAACCACCAGAAGCCAAAAGAAACATTTACTtgagctatatacatacaccACCCACTACTGTAAACTGTTGATCATAGCTGTGTAGAGTCTACAAGCAGTGCAACACTCATACTGTGATAGTGCCCTTGATTCTTTAGAGGGGCCATGGCATCTTTACAATCTCTTGCTGTTCTCGTCTTGTACACAGCTCTACTTATGCCTGGATTACTCGAATCTCCGTTCTATTCATTTGGACGCTCAACGGTAGTATCAGCCGTAGACAACGATGATAGTGACTGTGTGATTCTCGATGCATTTAGAAATTCGGATTACAACAAATTTTGTGGATGCTTTCGAGGGGACCTAGGAAAGACTTGTGTTCAAGGGAGTACAGGGGGCATTCCATTAACTACACTTCAATGCAAAACAAATTTGGAGACACTGGAACAGGTTCAAAATTTCACAGAGTTCGTCACCTGTCTGTgagtcagtgtgtgtgaagtgtgtgtgtgtggagggggtgtgtgtgtggagggaggtATGTGTAttgtaatattattatgtgtgtgtgtggaatgtATTGTGTTTTCTATTGTAAAAGGTGATTGTTTTGAAGGCAGATGCTTTGTTTTTGTAGCATTTCTCCCACACTTTTGCTTTAAGTTATTAGCATTCTTTTCTGTATTACTCTAATCAAAGCTAAATCGATTAAGTACTATAATAAAACAATTCCGTCAGTCGGTTGTTGTCTAAATGCCACCTGTGCATTTCTTTGTGGTATAAACACTCCACGCTTGACTTGGTCTCTCTCATGGGATTTCCTCTTTATAAGTATACAGTATCTGATTAAATTGTCAAAGTGTGTATCCCATTTACAAGAAACCAATGGCACTAATGTGTTAGGGAGGCCATTTTGCTGGTGAGAGCTGTAACCTATTAATAGGTACTGTAATCATGCTATAGCCTTATAGGCACATTTTCAGTCATGCGTAACACCCAAACAAAAAACGTTATATAATTATCGCTATATGCAGCATATCTGATTCTCATTTCTTCCATTCATTCATAGAATTGgtttatagctataactattatatagcttCTCTGCGTCAAAATAAACACTGTTTGCATACATAATACGTATGCTCTGTATATAGCGATTCATTCGCTCAATGTCAGGTATGTGCATTGTCGTGCCTCATTAACCGACTGTTAAATTTATATGTCATCATCAATACTTGTGTGCTGTCTTGCTCCCCTTTTGTCTATAATGCCTGCCCCACTTCAGTGGGCTACATGTGGGCAGCATCTTGAGACAATGTGCTAAGTGGAAAACTATACGATCCTTGTCAAATAGATTTATTGACCAATCAAGTTGTTGCCTTATTAGTCTAGTCTTCTTCAAAGACAAGAAAACTGTCAAATTCTATAATATCCCAatttcttataattatctccaTTTCAACCCAAGTTTTCCGTGCTAGTAATTATTCGATCTTAGTAAAATAGGAATGCAGCCATTCAGTTACAGAGCTCTACGTAATTAAGTCGCTAAACCTGTCCTGAGAAAGTATATTTATAACAGCCTGGCTAGAAGTGATAGCCCGAGGACGTGTGTTTGTGCTTTGAACCTAAACGGTGAGCCGGAAAGTGGGAAacattacctgtgtgtgtgcacatatCCTCATGCTTTACATACTTATATTATTAGTGTTACGGATATCGATATTATGATATTATGGCTAACACCTGTATTTATCCCCTTGGGATAGAGGGCATGTTATTCGTTACTACAGAAGAATGGTGCACACTCTCAAGGAAATATATTATGTTACCTTTAAATAACTCCAAATTGACAGAGGTAGAGCAATATAAACGGTAGTACCTACGTTAAAATAATTTTGTAAAATTGAGGGTTAACGTTTCCCTCTCTAGGGAATGTTCTCTCCCTGTTTGCTAGTAACTTGATAGACCTGTTAGAGCATGATCATGTGTTGGAGGGTGGTCTATGCATCTGTTGTCACCTCATACTGTCAAGTAAGCTTGTAGGAGTATTGGCGCGCGTTGGTGGTCATCTTTCCTGCCCTTAGATAGTATTCCAATCACCGTCTGATACTGTTGCATCTCTTAcggtacaatgtatataatcTGCGGCTAGAGTTTCTGATTGCTCTAattagtgtgtttgtgttacCTAAATACGGATCATTTTGATCATATTTTTAGTGTGTCTTTAATGGTCGTAATTTGAGTTGTGTTTAGATCAACTAGTTGTTCCAGTGTGAATCAACCATTACATGTGTTATTATATAAAAGGAACAGTGCCGGTTGAGTCCCCGCTAATTGAACGGCGACATAATCATGGCTTACACAGCTTTATTTGTACAGTATTTGCTATAAAACTTCTATTTCCAGCTACGTATAAATTATTTGTAGACAACTAAGATTCCAGGAATGTCCACCCCCACAGATAATTAGCCCTGAGGGTTTGTAACATGTGTCTAGATCTTATCTTAATATCACAATCTTATACCCACCTAAAAGGCTATGTTCGTCCTAAGTATTAATTGTGGAATTCCTAATGGGAATCGGTCAGCTGTGGTCGCGTGGGACTGCCTGTGTGGTCTTAAAGAGAGAGGGGGCCATTGTCTGCTTACGATTGTCCTGCATTCCACAAAGGACCAAATCTCTTGTGGTCTCAATCACTCTGTTTATTAGGCGTGCAGTAATCGTTCTTTTGTGTATTTCATTGCAACTTGATTTTAGGGTTAGATCAAAGACCTCGTGTCTTGCTGTGTTTGCTAGTGTGTGACAGTGCAGCTGGTAATATCACTaattacctataattattatgtgactTTCGAACAGTGGATTGCATAATACAATACACCACTTTTGACTATTTTAAGATTATACAAAATAACTTACAACATTGTACACTGTAAAACAATAGTCGGTTGTGTACTATGAACACTCTCTTTATGTGCTCCTGTATACAATCATGATTGTATGTATATTCGTGTGGGTGTGGGCGATCACTCAGTCACTCCTCCATTGTATAAAActaacacacaaacaaacacagtgAATTCAGTTAGAGATGTCAGCGCATGTGTAGTTAATTAAATTCATAGCTCAAGTGTTTGACATGTATATTTTACTTGCAAGCAGGTGGctgcatgcctgcatgcatgtgctcttGTTTTGTTGTTACATATTTTTACTgttatattattttgtttacaaGTATTAAAAATCTGAGATCGTTTGAAAGTAAGTCTATATTGACCTTTGGCAGGACTTGAACTGTGCATCATGAGTACATGAGCCACTGCATACAAAAGGATGCTTGTAAATAGCTTGTAAATAGCTTGTATTTAGCTCGTACCAGCTGAGCAAGAGCTTGTAGCTAACATAAGATTGTTGGTGGCTTGTGTTATGCAgattttgtatataattaatgaTCGGACTTActtaagtgtgtgtgtgtgtgtgtgtgtgtaatgaaGAGGCTGgtttgttatggcaacacatcgCCTAGATCACCTAAGGCAATCAGAATATTTTCGTGAATTTGTTTGCACTCCCtgtaccgtataattataggccttcctgtttgcacaaaactaTGAATCTCATTAGCAGTCACCCCACATCTTTTAATAGCATCAATTTACCGAATACTGTAATGTATACCCATGATCTGTACTCAGTCGTTCTCCTCACACCTTTCTCTAATTTACTGCTCGGCATAGCTATAAAATGCGTGGgtgttgtgtacataattattgcgtgGGTGTATTGCGTGGGTGTTTCAACTGCTCGAATATGCTTCACTAAAGACGCTAGGAAAAAATTTTGATTGCCctcatttataattatagtattaggTAAGGATCACTGCAATTGTAATTGATTATTGATATTTGCACGCACAGAATTGTAGAAAACTCACCAGCCATTGGAAGACTGAGTAGAACAATGATGGAAGCTTTTCCCAGTCTCACAGGACTGTAAGTATAAACGATATTTCCTACAAATGAAATGAATATTGTTTCTTTAAAGATGCATGATTTGATTTAA
The Halichondria panicea chromosome 11, odHalPani1.1, whole genome shotgun sequence DNA segment above includes these coding regions:
- the LOC135344515 gene encoding histone H3, giving the protein MARTKQTARKSTGGKAPRKQLATKAARKSAPATGGVKKPHRYRPGTVALREIRRYQKSTELLIRKLPFQRLVREIAQDFKTDLRFQSSAVAALQEASEAYLVGLFEDTNLCAIHAKRVTIMPKDIQLARRIRGERA